A stretch of Flavobacteriales bacterium DNA encodes these proteins:
- a CDS encoding ABC transporter substrate-binding protein, with protein MSFPGRKAPLLVVLGLIISCGGPDAPRERRSPSGKYYGGVFSANESEELRSLFPLSLQQAAAHRIGAQIYEGLVRMNPKDLSIVPGLAESWAVDPSGLSYTFTLHEGVRFHDADCFPDGKGRLLKAADVALCLTRICTQDAENFMFWLLQDRVVGANAHYASGAPATEPVKGISAPDDRTVRIDLTAPWPGILQVLAHQGCWVYPSEAFEQYGADARWRPVGTGPFRVKSFDRGNAMVMERWPHYWGTDADGATLPYLDAVRYTFEPDKEKELEAFLNGALSVVYELPVGRTDAMRPDAGYTVQMASALSIQFYGLNTRRPPFDDPLVRRAFALAIDRQALVDSVLDGLALVADHGAVAPGLSGYPYELVRGLRYDPVEARRLLAEAGYAGGKGLPTVHMQVNNNGFGYVKVAEAAQNMLERELGARVITSVLPAEQHFQRVEQGQPLLWREGWIVDHPDPENFLALFYGRNAPADTSEPSFLNSTRHRDARFDSLFALAGQTSESSERMRLLALAEDRLMENLPFIPLYHERSVRLVQPWVKDFPINGMEYRDLRTVWMEPHGDR; from the coding sequence ATGTCGTTCCCTGGCCGCAAGGCACCCTTACTCGTTGTTCTGGGTCTGATCATCTCCTGCGGCGGCCCGGATGCGCCCCGTGAACGCAGATCACCATCGGGCAAGTATTACGGTGGCGTGTTCAGCGCCAATGAGAGCGAGGAGCTGCGCAGCCTGTTCCCGCTCAGCCTTCAGCAGGCCGCAGCGCATCGCATAGGAGCCCAGATCTACGAGGGGCTTGTGCGCATGAATCCCAAGGACCTCTCCATTGTCCCGGGCCTAGCCGAATCCTGGGCCGTTGACCCATCAGGGCTTTCCTACACCTTCACCCTGCACGAAGGCGTCCGGTTCCATGACGCGGACTGCTTCCCGGACGGGAAGGGCCGCTTGCTCAAAGCCGCGGATGTTGCCCTTTGCCTGACCCGCATCTGCACCCAGGATGCGGAGAACTTCATGTTCTGGCTCCTGCAGGACCGCGTGGTTGGTGCCAACGCCCATTACGCCAGTGGAGCTCCGGCCACGGAACCGGTGAAGGGCATCAGTGCGCCCGATGACCGCACCGTGCGCATCGATCTCACGGCGCCATGGCCCGGGATCCTGCAAGTGCTGGCGCACCAAGGCTGCTGGGTCTACCCCTCGGAAGCGTTCGAGCAATATGGAGCCGATGCTCGATGGCGGCCCGTGGGCACCGGGCCGTTCCGCGTGAAGAGCTTCGATCGGGGCAATGCGATGGTCATGGAGAGGTGGCCGCATTATTGGGGCACCGATGCTGATGGGGCAACGCTCCCCTACCTCGATGCCGTGCGATACACGTTCGAGCCTGACAAGGAGAAGGAACTCGAGGCCTTCTTGAATGGGGCACTGAGCGTGGTGTATGAGCTGCCTGTCGGCAGGACAGACGCCATGCGCCCGGACGCGGGGTACACCGTGCAGATGGCATCAGCGCTATCCATCCAGTTCTACGGGCTCAATACGCGCAGGCCTCCATTCGACGACCCGCTCGTGCGGCGTGCGTTCGCGTTGGCCATTGACCGGCAGGCGTTGGTTGACAGCGTGCTCGATGGACTTGCTCTGGTAGCCGATCACGGCGCGGTGGCTCCAGGCTTGAGCGGCTATCCGTATGAGTTGGTTCGTGGGCTCCGTTACGATCCGGTGGAGGCGCGGCGCCTTCTCGCTGAAGCGGGGTATGCGGGAGGCAAGGGACTGCCCACCGTGCATATGCAGGTGAACAACAACGGGTTCGGTTATGTGAAAGTGGCTGAGGCCGCGCAGAACATGCTCGAACGGGAATTGGGAGCGCGTGTGATCACCAGCGTGCTGCCCGCTGAGCAGCATTTCCAGCGGGTGGAGCAGGGCCAGCCATTGCTCTGGCGCGAAGGCTGGATCGTCGACCACCCCGACCCCGAGAACTTCCTCGCGCTCTTCTATGGTCGCAACGCGCCTGCCGACACCAGTGAGCCTTCATTCCTCAACAGCACGCGGCACCGGGATGCGCGGTTCGACTCGCTCTTCGCGCTTGCGGGCCAAACCTCCGAATCTTCGGAGCGGATGCGGCTGCTGGCGCTCGCCGAGGACCGGTTGATGGAGAACCTGCCATTCATCCCGCTCTACCATGAGCGGTCCGTTCGCTTGGTGCAGCCGTGGGTGAAGGATTTCCCGATCAACGGCATGGAGTACCGAGACCTCCGCACCGTGTGGATGGAACCCCACGGTGACCGCTGA